One Sodalis praecaptivus DNA segment encodes these proteins:
- a CDS encoding amino acid ABC transporter ATP-binding protein, which yields MRSMIIFNQVNKWYGDYQALTDLSAEIKSGEVVVVCGPSGSGKSTLIRTVNRLEPIEQGQILFDGMDIHGSSTRLNQLRTRIGFVFQSFNLFPHLSVADNIMLSPVKVLGLKRSEARRQAGQLLERVGLSHKANAYPAQLSGGQQQRVAIARALAMKPPVMLFDEPTSALDPEMVGEVLNVMRDLAQEGMTMMCVTHEMNFAHDVADTIWFMDQGKILEKATPQAFFSAPRHPRAQRFLSDMRQH from the coding sequence ATGAGATCCATGATTATCTTCAACCAGGTCAACAAATGGTACGGCGACTACCAGGCGCTCACCGATTTGAGCGCGGAGATCAAAAGCGGTGAAGTGGTGGTGGTGTGCGGGCCGTCGGGCTCGGGAAAATCCACGCTGATTCGTACCGTTAACCGGCTGGAACCTATTGAGCAGGGACAGATATTATTCGACGGTATGGATATTCACGGTAGCAGCACCCGCCTTAATCAGTTGCGCACCCGCATCGGTTTTGTTTTTCAGAGTTTCAATCTTTTTCCCCATTTGTCGGTGGCCGACAATATCATGCTGTCGCCGGTGAAAGTGCTGGGATTGAAACGCAGCGAGGCGCGCCGGCAGGCGGGGCAGTTGCTGGAGCGCGTTGGCCTGTCGCATAAAGCCAATGCGTATCCCGCTCAGCTGTCCGGCGGCCAGCAGCAGCGGGTGGCGATTGCCCGGGCGCTGGCGATGAAACCGCCGGTCATGCTATTCGATGAACCTACCTCGGCGCTGGATCCGGAAATGGTCGGCGAGGTGCTGAATGTGATGCGCGATTTGGCGCAGGAAGGCATGACCATGATGTGCGTCACCCATGAAATGAATTTCGCCCATGACGTGGCCGATACCATCTGGTTTATGGATCAGGGCAAAATTCTGGAAAAAGCCACGCCGCAGGCGTTTTTCTCCGCACCGCGACATCCGCGGGCGCAGCGTTTTCTGAGCGATATGCGCCAGCACTGA
- a CDS encoding ABC transporter ATP-binding protein: MQRSVEVCLTHLTKHYGSTVAVDDLSLTVPAGEILVLLGPSGCGKTTCLRMVAGLDTPTRGDIRVDGRSIARTAVHQRNVGMLLQNYALFPHLTVAENIAFGLKMRGLSRADISDKVNAALDRVRLAHLHDRLPEQLSGGQQQRVSLARALVIEPDILLLDEPLGALDKGLRESLQWEIRQLQQRLGLTTLLVTHDQDEALTLADTIAVMHNGRLEQCARAADIYQKPATAFVAGFLGASNFLTARVVARGADHVQLAADAGLTLTVAACPSEAQRVTVTLRPEAIRLAPLPSPAPIGEANSATGRIAQVVYRGYMLHFYVTLDGGTQMQVWMQSSGDGAPPAFQVGEPVMLRWPRESNHVLPA; encoded by the coding sequence ATGCAGCGTTCCGTTGAAGTCTGCCTGACGCATTTGACCAAGCATTACGGTAGCACCGTGGCGGTCGATGATCTGTCGTTAACCGTGCCGGCGGGGGAAATCCTTGTGCTGCTCGGCCCCAGCGGCTGCGGTAAAACCACCTGTTTGCGCATGGTGGCAGGTTTGGATACGCCTACGCGCGGCGATATTCGCGTCGACGGTCGCTCGATCGCCCGCACGGCGGTGCACCAGCGTAACGTGGGCATGTTATTGCAGAATTACGCGCTCTTTCCTCATCTTACCGTCGCTGAGAATATCGCCTTCGGCCTGAAAATGCGCGGTCTGTCGCGCGCTGACATAAGCGATAAGGTCAATGCGGCGCTCGATAGAGTGCGTCTCGCGCATCTGCACGACCGTTTACCCGAACAACTGAGCGGCGGCCAGCAGCAGCGCGTTTCGCTGGCCCGCGCGCTGGTCATTGAACCCGATATCCTGCTGCTTGACGAGCCGCTGGGGGCTTTAGATAAAGGGTTGCGGGAAAGTTTGCAGTGGGAAATTCGCCAATTGCAGCAGCGGCTAGGGCTGACCACGCTGTTGGTGACGCACGATCAGGATGAAGCGTTAACGCTGGCAGATACGATTGCCGTGATGCACAACGGGCGCCTCGAACAGTGCGCCCGCGCCGCCGACATTTACCAAAAGCCCGCCACGGCCTTTGTCGCCGGTTTTCTCGGCGCGTCCAATTTCTTGACCGCCCGCGTGGTCGCCCGCGGGGCGGACCATGTCCAGTTGGCCGCAGACGCCGGTCTGACGCTGACCGTTGCCGCCTGTCCCTCCGAGGCGCAGCGAGTGACGGTGACCCTACGGCCAGAGGCCATTCGGTTGGCGCCGCTGCCCTCGCCGGCGCCGATCGGTGAAGCCAATAGCGCTACCGGTCGGATAGCGCAGGTCGTCTATCGCGGTTACATGCTGCATTTTTACGTTACCCTCGACGGCGGGACGCAGATGCAGGTATGGATGCAGTCATCGGGGGACGGCGCTCCGCCCGCATTTCAGGTCGGTGAACCGGTGATGCTTCGCTGGCCCCGGGAAAGTAATCACGTCCTTCCCGCTTGA
- a CDS encoding ABC transporter permease yields the protein MTTVNKRGAAHYLLAAFSLLVLSFLIAPILIIIAVSFSPGEMIIFPPQGLSLRWYQHYFNDINWMNATHVSVVVAVITALCSLLLGTMVSVGLVRGAFPGKNLLRALLMGPLIVPKIITAVGLYFLYMHLRLLGTALGLVIAHTLIAVPYVVMIMTAALYGFDRRLEWAARSLGASTRKVIWYVSWPVLRPAIISATLFSFIASFDDIILSLFLSQLTQPTLPRQIWVNVQQFIDPTIAAVSTLMTLVSVLGLALVMLVQWLAARRSVARADPGR from the coding sequence ATGACGACGGTCAACAAGCGCGGCGCCGCGCACTACCTACTGGCGGCCTTTTCGCTGCTGGTATTGTCGTTTCTGATTGCGCCGATCCTGATTATCATCGCGGTGTCCTTCAGCCCCGGCGAGATGATCATCTTCCCGCCGCAGGGACTGTCGCTGCGCTGGTACCAACACTACTTCAATGATATCAACTGGATGAACGCCACCCATGTCAGTGTGGTGGTGGCCGTTATCACGGCGCTGTGCTCGCTGCTGCTGGGGACGATGGTGTCGGTCGGCCTGGTGCGCGGCGCATTCCCCGGCAAAAACCTGCTGCGCGCCCTGTTAATGGGGCCGCTCATCGTGCCGAAGATCATCACTGCGGTGGGACTTTATTTCCTGTATATGCATCTGCGTCTGCTCGGCACCGCTCTGGGCCTGGTGATCGCCCATACCCTTATCGCCGTACCCTATGTGGTGATGATCATGACCGCCGCGCTGTACGGTTTCGATCGCCGGCTGGAATGGGCGGCAAGAAGCCTCGGCGCTTCCACGCGCAAGGTGATCTGGTATGTGAGTTGGCCGGTGTTGCGCCCGGCCATCATTAGCGCCACGCTGTTTTCCTTTATCGCCTCGTTCGACGATATCATTCTCAGCCTGTTTTTGTCCCAATTGACCCAACCCACCCTGCCCCGGCAAATCTGGGTGAACGTGCAGCAATTTATCGATCCCACCATCGCCGCGGTTTCCACGCTGATGACGCTGGTGTCGGTGCTGGGATTGGCGCTGGTGATGCTGGTGCAGTGGCTGGCTGCGCGCCGCAGCGTTGCGCGCGCGGACCCAGGGAGATGA
- a CDS encoding ABC transporter permease has translation MSRLSMTDDLRTTPDARPVRHTAHKRRFPWLIAPAAVFYLIFFGCPLAQMIWQSLWSEGFTLSGYLAFASESAYWWMLGYTLVLGGGTMLLVLVVAYPVAYWLVCIDRRYAVLLMGLVLIPFWSSGLVRTYAWIVILGREGIVNNLLMGWGWLKTPFPFLGTHTAVITGLVYYLLPYMILSLYSVMNNIDRNLMLAARNLGASPAAAFRHVFVPLTHPGVFTGCFLVFMLAVGMYITPALLGGPHQTTLPLMIALQIDEALDWSLAAAMSVILLTLTLLLQWLAGRFVNLDTLWGGAR, from the coding sequence ATGTCGAGACTTTCGATGACCGATGACCTGCGCACGACCCCGGATGCCCGTCCGGTCCGGCACACGGCGCACAAGCGCCGTTTCCCCTGGCTGATTGCCCCGGCCGCGGTATTTTATCTTATCTTTTTCGGCTGTCCGCTGGCCCAGATGATTTGGCAAAGCCTGTGGTCCGAGGGTTTTACCCTAAGCGGCTATCTGGCTTTTGCCAGCGAAAGCGCCTATTGGTGGATGCTGGGCTACACGCTGGTGCTGGGGGGCGGCACGATGCTACTGGTGCTGGTCGTCGCCTATCCGGTTGCCTATTGGCTGGTGTGCATCGACCGCCGTTATGCGGTTTTGTTGATGGGCCTGGTCCTTATCCCGTTTTGGAGCAGCGGCCTGGTGCGCACCTACGCCTGGATTGTGATCCTGGGGCGGGAAGGCATTGTCAATAACCTGCTGATGGGCTGGGGGTGGCTAAAAACCCCGTTTCCTTTTCTCGGCACCCATACCGCGGTCATCACCGGCCTGGTGTACTATTTGTTGCCCTATATGATCCTGTCGCTTTATAGCGTGATGAACAATATCGATCGTAATCTGATGCTGGCGGCGCGCAATTTGGGCGCCTCGCCCGCGGCGGCTTTTCGCCACGTGTTTGTGCCCCTGACGCACCCCGGGGTGTTCACCGGCTGCTTCCTGGTATTTATGCTGGCCGTGGGTATGTATATCACCCCGGCGCTATTGGGCGGCCCCCACCAGACCACGCTGCCGTTAATGATTGCGCTGCAAATTGACGAGGCGCTGGATTGGTCATTGGCGGCCGCCATGTCGGTCATTCTGCTCACGCTGACGTTGCTGTTGCAATGGCTGGCGGGGCGGTTTGTTAATCTGGACACCTTATGGGGAGGCGCGCGATGA
- a CDS encoding ABC transporter substrate-binding protein — protein MRQHRSPLPGYARTAAVAACLLMMFTVKATAADPAPGSAGSLVILSLGGKYQEAQSQYWFKPFAQASGVEVKEGAGYNYAKLKIMIQSGNVEADIIDVSADTVTALAKDGLLEKIDWSAIPAECQSGIPADMKWDSAFPTIQWAMVMAYNNQKFPAGKAPQSWADFWNTRDFPGKRSSIGATRPPVEQAALAINGDMSKLYPIDLDSAFAKLKSLGPDMVYAEGYAQVAQNLASGEADMVIIPNGRITPLLASGLPVSINWHQHLNFPSFFAIPKGAAHRENAMRFLAWVCRPQTLARLAEPTNYGPINRDAYRYISPEVAKLLPGNPQTAALGRMADAQWLSDARPEIARRWARMSLR, from the coding sequence ATGCGCCAGCACCGTTCACCGTTACCGGGCTATGCCCGCACCGCGGCCGTCGCCGCGTGTCTTTTGATGATGTTCACCGTTAAAGCTACCGCCGCCGACCCGGCGCCGGGTTCGGCCGGTTCGCTGGTTATTTTGTCGCTCGGCGGCAAATATCAGGAAGCCCAGAGCCAATACTGGTTCAAACCGTTCGCTCAGGCGTCCGGCGTCGAGGTGAAAGAGGGCGCCGGCTATAACTATGCCAAGCTGAAGATCATGATTCAGTCGGGCAATGTCGAAGCGGATATTATTGATGTTTCCGCCGATACCGTCACCGCGCTCGCCAAAGACGGGCTCTTGGAAAAAATCGACTGGTCGGCAATCCCCGCCGAGTGCCAAAGCGGCATTCCCGCCGACATGAAATGGGATAGCGCGTTCCCTACCATCCAATGGGCGATGGTGATGGCCTACAACAACCAGAAGTTTCCGGCGGGCAAAGCGCCGCAAAGCTGGGCCGATTTCTGGAACACCCGCGATTTCCCGGGTAAACGCAGCTCAATCGGCGCGACCCGGCCGCCGGTGGAGCAAGCGGCGCTGGCAATCAATGGCGATATGAGCAAACTGTATCCCATCGACTTGGATAGCGCCTTCGCCAAACTGAAAAGTCTGGGCCCGGACATGGTGTACGCCGAAGGCTATGCCCAGGTCGCGCAAAATCTGGCCTCCGGCGAAGCGGACATGGTCATCATCCCCAACGGCCGCATCACGCCGCTGCTCGCCAGCGGGTTGCCTGTCAGCATCAACTGGCATCAGCATTTGAACTTCCCCAGCTTTTTCGCGATTCCCAAAGGCGCCGCCCACCGAGAGAACGCCATGCGGTTTCTCGCCTGGGTGTGCCGGCCGCAAACGCTGGCGCGGCTGGCGGAACCGACAAATTATGGTCCGATCAATCGCGATGCCTACCGCTACATTTCGCCGGAGGTGGCCAAGCTGTTGCCGGGCAATCCGCAGACCGCAGCGCTGGGGCGCATGGCTGACGCGCAATGGCTGAGCGACGCCAGACCGGAAATCGCCCGGCGCTGGGCGCGCATGAGTTTACGCTAA
- a CDS encoding ABC transporter ATP-binding protein: MTSGATLQLKELQRYYDNFGAVRGVSLSLDAGQFLTLLGPSGSGKTTTLMMIAGFIEPTAGEIVINGRPVTHTDAHKRDIGMVFQNYALFPHMTVIDNVAFPLKMRGVARAESRARAAQFVARVGLERFGHRYPSQLSGGQQQRVALARALVFSPSLVLMDEPLGALDRRLRLQMQEEIKNLQTELGLTVVYVTHDQEEALTMSDRVAVMENGRIACYGTPREIYEAPNNRFVAGFIGESNFIPCDLRRQEQDRAVVAVAPESEVQVLMRDRQPAARAGEENVIFIRPERMHLCQDSDHYQNKLPVQVLGEIYLGDASLYRVRLAGGQEVRVKRPNRGIGLPVQPGDRCYVGWQIDDGILLRH, translated from the coding sequence ATGACTTCAGGGGCCACGCTGCAATTGAAAGAGTTGCAGCGATATTACGATAATTTCGGCGCGGTGCGCGGCGTTTCGCTGTCGTTGGACGCCGGCCAGTTTCTCACGCTGCTGGGACCCAGCGGCTCGGGCAAGACCACAACGCTCATGATGATAGCCGGCTTTATTGAACCCACGGCCGGCGAGATAGTGATAAACGGTCGACCGGTCACCCATACCGATGCCCATAAGCGGGATATCGGCATGGTATTCCAGAATTATGCGCTGTTCCCCCATATGACCGTCATCGACAACGTCGCCTTTCCGCTAAAAATGCGCGGGGTGGCCCGTGCCGAGAGCCGCGCGCGCGCCGCGCAATTTGTGGCGCGGGTGGGACTCGAGCGCTTTGGCCATCGCTATCCCAGCCAGTTAAGCGGCGGTCAGCAGCAACGGGTTGCGCTAGCGCGCGCGCTGGTGTTCAGCCCGTCGCTGGTGCTGATGGATGAACCGCTCGGCGCCCTGGACCGCCGCCTGCGCTTGCAGATGCAAGAAGAGATAAAAAACCTGCAAACCGAATTAGGCTTGACGGTGGTGTATGTCACCCACGATCAGGAAGAAGCGCTGACGATGTCCGATCGGGTGGCGGTGATGGAAAACGGCCGTATCGCCTGCTACGGCACGCCGCGCGAGATTTATGAGGCGCCCAATAACCGTTTTGTCGCCGGCTTCATCGGCGAGTCCAATTTTATTCCCTGCGATCTGCGCCGCCAAGAGCAGGATCGGGCGGTGGTGGCGGTGGCGCCGGAAAGCGAAGTGCAGGTCCTGATGCGCGATCGCCAGCCGGCGGCCCGCGCGGGCGAAGAGAATGTGATTTTCATCCGCCCCGAGCGCATGCACCTTTGCCAGGATAGCGATCATTATCAAAACAAACTTCCGGTACAGGTGCTCGGCGAGATTTATCTGGGGGATGCCTCGCTTTATCGCGTCCGGCTTGCCGGCGGTCAGGAAGTGCGCGTCAAACGCCCCAACCGCGGGATCGGTTTGCCGGTGCAGCCGGGGGATCGCTGCTATGTCGGCTGGCAAATCGATGACGGCATTTTACTGCGTCATTGA
- a CDS encoding acyl-CoA dehydrogenase family protein, with the protein MISAMNEQQRHWVGVAEKLAGKIAALSEKYDRQAGFPHDVFTLLSESGLLGLAVPEAYGGHGTPEGNVHLTAYLVTEAISRACPATGWDLIIHYHQCGAVARLGNEEQKARILGDVAKNGALMGSLGSEVDHRQQVASSTTSRKLVFQADMAPVDGGFRVNANKHFCSNGPVADYLLYWSMAPGARSGGEGLTLSIVTKDSPGLAFHEHGWDEIIGLRSSVSWSATLTDVFIPWQNVLGEPADFVHKDPYTLELSQAFQLLGSAQGALDYIVGVLRDRPFLQNEEGLMVLLGELQSGVQAARGSCLYANMLWEQRRYGDAAQASLSAHHTARDTALLVTTKGFDIVGTRALFRTAPLERFWRDIRTASLHTRESQLLRLVADAVVSGHYAPKQKYGSQTVKASTWRELGLEAPAH; encoded by the coding sequence ATGATAAGCGCGATGAATGAGCAGCAGCGACATTGGGTCGGCGTAGCCGAGAAACTGGCGGGGAAGATTGCCGCCCTGTCGGAAAAATACGATCGACAGGCGGGTTTTCCGCACGACGTTTTCACTCTGCTCTCCGAGTCGGGCCTATTGGGCCTGGCGGTGCCGGAAGCCTACGGCGGCCACGGTACGCCGGAAGGCAATGTGCATTTGACCGCCTACCTGGTTACCGAGGCAATTTCCCGCGCCTGCCCCGCGACCGGTTGGGATCTCATTATCCATTACCACCAGTGCGGGGCGGTGGCGCGGCTTGGCAATGAAGAACAAAAGGCGCGCATCCTGGGCGACGTGGCGAAGAACGGCGCGCTGATGGGGTCTTTGGGCAGCGAAGTGGACCACCGTCAACAGGTGGCAAGCAGCACCACCTCGCGCAAACTGGTGTTCCAGGCCGACATGGCGCCGGTAGACGGCGGCTTTCGCGTCAACGCCAACAAGCATTTCTGCTCGAACGGCCCGGTGGCGGACTACCTGTTGTATTGGAGCATGGCGCCCGGCGCCCGCTCCGGCGGCGAAGGGTTGACGCTGTCGATCGTCACCAAAGACAGCCCCGGGCTGGCGTTCCACGAGCACGGCTGGGATGAGATTATCGGGTTGCGCAGTTCGGTCAGCTGGAGCGCGACGCTAACCGACGTTTTTATTCCCTGGCAGAACGTGCTGGGAGAGCCGGCGGATTTTGTGCATAAAGATCCCTACACGCTCGAACTGTCGCAGGCGTTTCAGCTGTTGGGTTCGGCCCAGGGCGCGCTGGACTACATCGTGGGTGTCCTGCGCGACCGGCCGTTTTTGCAAAATGAAGAGGGCCTGATGGTGCTGTTGGGAGAACTGCAAAGCGGCGTGCAGGCCGCCCGCGGCTCCTGCCTGTACGCCAACATGCTCTGGGAGCAACGGCGCTATGGCGACGCCGCGCAAGCGTCTCTCAGCGCCCATCATACCGCCCGCGATACCGCGTTGCTGGTGACCACCAAAGGGTTTGACATCGTCGGTACGCGCGCGCTGTTCCGCACCGCGCCGCTGGAACGCTTCTGGCGCGATATTCGCACCGCGTCTCTGCACACCCGTGAATCCCAGCTACTGCGGCTGGTGGCGGATGCGGTGGTGTCGGGCCACTACGCGCCGAAACAAAAATACGGCTCGCAGACCGTGAAAGCCAGCACCTGGCGCGAACTGGGCCTTGAGGCCCCTGCGCACTGA
- a CDS encoding dipeptidase: MNWPDYLQQHQPAFIAQLTALLRIPSVSADPALRPEVWRCARWLAQRLTDAGLEAVSVDPAGDFPMLYGEWLHAAGAPTILIYGHFDVQPPGEAQLWRHPPFEPWIEQGRLYGRGASDDKGNLLAPVLAIEAMLRTLGRLPVNVKVLLEGQEEILSPDLPAFIHRHQARLACDLAVSADGWQWSETEADLRTGLRGLCALEVTVTGPRQELHAGSHGGAVANPIQALATLIAGLHDAEGRVRVPGFYRDVRPLTAAERAALRAIPFSAADYLARTGAPALVGEAGFSALERIGARPTLEVNGITGGYRGPGVMTIIPAHASAKITCRLVPDQQPDAIAQAVADALRQRAPAGVRVTVTVLPNAARPYRMALDHPGNVAAARVLRRLYGREPYYTKSGGSIAILALLEQTLGVATVIFGFGLPDENFHAPNEFFRLAQFARAQLAWGQLLEELAVNAR; this comes from the coding sequence GTGAACTGGCCCGACTACCTGCAACAGCACCAGCCGGCATTTATCGCCCAGCTGACCGCGCTGCTGCGTATCCCCAGCGTCTCCGCCGATCCTGCCTTGCGGCCGGAAGTTTGGCGCTGCGCCCGCTGGCTGGCGCAGCGGTTGACCGACGCAGGCCTGGAGGCCGTTAGCGTCGATCCCGCCGGCGACTTCCCAATGCTGTACGGCGAATGGCTGCACGCCGCGGGGGCGCCAACCATCCTTATTTACGGCCATTTCGATGTACAGCCGCCGGGGGAAGCGCAGCTGTGGCGCCATCCGCCTTTTGAACCCTGGATTGAACAAGGCCGGCTATACGGCCGCGGCGCGTCGGACGATAAGGGCAATCTGCTGGCACCGGTGCTGGCCATTGAAGCCATGCTGCGCACCCTGGGCCGTCTGCCGGTGAACGTGAAAGTGCTGCTGGAAGGTCAAGAGGAAATATTAAGCCCGGACCTGCCCGCCTTTATCCACCGGCATCAAGCGCGTTTGGCCTGCGATCTGGCGGTCAGCGCCGATGGCTGGCAGTGGAGCGAAACCGAGGCCGACCTGCGGACCGGGCTGCGGGGCCTGTGCGCGCTGGAGGTGACGGTCACGGGGCCGCGCCAAGAATTGCACGCGGGGTCCCACGGCGGCGCGGTGGCGAATCCGATACAGGCGCTGGCGACGCTTATTGCCGGTTTGCATGATGCCGAGGGGCGGGTGCGGGTACCGGGCTTTTATCGTGACGTCCGTCCACTCACGGCCGCCGAGCGGGCGGCGCTACGGGCTATCCCCTTCAGTGCCGCGGATTATCTCGCCCGCACCGGGGCGCCCGCTTTGGTCGGCGAAGCGGGTTTCAGCGCCCTTGAGCGCATCGGCGCCCGACCGACGCTGGAGGTGAACGGCATCACCGGCGGCTATCGCGGTCCCGGCGTTATGACCATCATCCCGGCCCACGCCAGCGCCAAAATAACCTGCCGGCTGGTGCCGGACCAGCAGCCGGACGCCATTGCCCAGGCGGTCGCCGACGCCCTGCGCCAGCGCGCACCGGCCGGCGTCCGCGTAACGGTAACCGTACTGCCCAACGCCGCGCGACCTTACCGCATGGCACTGGATCATCCGGGCAACGTGGCCGCCGCCCGCGTGCTGCGCCGTCTGTATGGCCGCGAGCCGTATTACACCAAATCGGGCGGTTCCATCGCCATTCTGGCGCTGCTTGAGCAGACTCTGGGGGTGGCAACGGTCATTTTCGGTTTTGGCTTGCCGGACGAAAATTTTCACGCGCCGAATGAGTTTTTTCGCCTGGCGCAGTTCGCGCGGGCGCAGTTGGCCTGGGGACAGCTGCTTGAAGAGCTGGCGGTTAACGCTCGGTGA